A genomic region of Terriglobales bacterium contains the following coding sequences:
- a CDS encoding ABC transporter permease has product MHPLIHDFRYGLRILRKSPGFTIVAVLTLAIGIGATTAIFSIVDAVLLRPLAMQNPERVMLLQEMWQGHGGGGVSVGNYSDLHEISRSFSSLSASASAAFNLATEDTPERIDGERVTAEYFNTFGVAPLMGRYFSRKEDAPGQNSVAIISEDLWRTRFHGDSTILGRSIHVNGAPTTIVAVMPHSFDPLLSKSKIWVPAAFTSAQLKDHDNHYLILFARLKDGVSLPQARAEMQVLAARQAQLYPIDDKDRGFSLTPLTDALLGDQRVTLFTVLAAVGFVLLIACANIANLQLTRARARQKEMAVRAALGASPSRIVRQLLAENVVLALLSAILGIGVAAAGVKWLVASAPAGVPRIDDAHLDFRALLFAAAIALFSSIVFGLTPALRSAAVRLTQALNISSAIGKSTRDRVRNALVVGEVALALMLLAGAGLLVRSALALSNVQPGFDTANLMAGRVGLSEATYRDPVVARQTFEAMLRNVEQLPGVQAASVVSRAPMMTGGNSNGLLAEGQAFDPSNLVDARLRLVTPGYLNTVRVPLKMGRGFTPADTRASTFVTLVNETLARTMWRGQNPIGKRFACCEPGPKGRLDPVWHEVVGVVGDTRAWGLDQQVQPEFYLPIAQMPPGAWDWVGRTMDVVVRTGGAPLSVGELRSAVAKAAPGVPIYNVTTMQQRMSTQLEQSHFDTYLLAIFAATALLLAAVGIYGVLSYTVAQRTRDIGIRMALGATQTTIARDVLSHGLLLTGIGLAIGVIGALVCARLIQSILYGVHPTDVPTFFVVSALLACVALLASYLPARKASRVDPMVALRYE; this is encoded by the coding sequence ATGCACCCCCTGATCCACGATTTTCGCTATGGTTTGCGCATCCTGCGCAAGAGTCCCGGTTTCACGATCGTTGCCGTCCTGACTTTGGCGATTGGCATTGGCGCGACGACGGCGATTTTCAGCATCGTCGATGCTGTGCTGCTGCGGCCTCTCGCTATGCAGAACCCGGAGCGAGTGATGCTGCTTCAGGAAATGTGGCAGGGACACGGAGGTGGCGGGGTTTCGGTCGGCAACTACTCGGACCTTCACGAGATCAGCCGCTCGTTCTCGAGTCTTTCAGCGTCGGCTTCGGCGGCCTTCAATCTTGCCACTGAAGATACTCCCGAGCGCATCGATGGCGAGAGGGTCACGGCGGAATACTTCAACACATTCGGCGTGGCGCCGCTGATGGGACGCTACTTCAGTCGGAAAGAAGATGCTCCCGGGCAAAATTCCGTCGCCATTATCAGCGAAGACCTCTGGCGAACGCGCTTCCACGGCGACTCGACGATTCTGGGTCGCAGCATCCACGTGAATGGCGCTCCGACCACGATTGTGGCAGTGATGCCGCACAGCTTCGATCCTTTGCTGAGCAAATCAAAGATCTGGGTACCAGCGGCGTTTACCTCCGCGCAGCTCAAGGATCATGACAATCATTACCTGATCCTCTTCGCGCGACTCAAGGATGGCGTATCGCTGCCGCAGGCCCGCGCCGAAATGCAGGTGCTGGCTGCACGGCAGGCGCAGCTTTATCCCATCGACGACAAAGATCGCGGCTTCAGTCTTACTCCGCTAACGGATGCACTGTTGGGCGATCAACGCGTGACGCTGTTCACTGTGCTAGCTGCCGTCGGATTCGTTCTGCTGATCGCGTGTGCGAACATTGCCAACCTGCAACTGACGCGCGCAAGAGCGCGACAAAAGGAAATGGCAGTGCGCGCGGCGCTGGGCGCGAGTCCGAGCCGGATTGTGCGGCAGCTCCTGGCTGAGAACGTGGTGTTGGCGCTCCTGAGTGCAATTTTGGGAATTGGGGTAGCCGCCGCCGGCGTGAAATGGCTCGTGGCCAGCGCGCCCGCAGGCGTGCCCCGCATTGACGATGCGCACCTGGACTTTCGCGCACTGCTGTTTGCGGCAGCGATCGCACTGTTCTCAAGCATTGTCTTCGGCCTGACCCCGGCGTTGCGATCCGCCGCCGTGCGCCTCACGCAGGCACTCAACATTTCCAGCGCAATCGGCAAGAGCACGCGCGATCGCGTTCGCAACGCCTTGGTTGTGGGTGAAGTCGCGCTGGCGCTGATGCTGCTCGCGGGTGCGGGATTGCTGGTCCGCAGTGCGCTGGCTTTGTCGAATGTTCAGCCGGGATTCGATACCGCAAATCTGATGGCCGGGCGTGTCGGTCTTTCCGAAGCTACTTATCGCGATCCGGTCGTCGCTAGACAGACATTTGAGGCCATGCTTCGCAATGTAGAGCAATTGCCCGGAGTGCAAGCTGCCTCGGTTGTCTCTCGCGCTCCAATGATGACCGGCGGCAACAGCAATGGCTTGCTCGCCGAAGGGCAGGCGTTTGATCCATCGAATCTGGTTGATGCCCGCCTGCGCCTAGTCACACCGGGATATCTGAACACTGTTCGCGTGCCGCTGAAAATGGGCCGCGGATTTACTCCGGCAGATACGCGCGCAAGCACCTTCGTGACTTTGGTGAACGAGACGCTCGCGCGCACGATGTGGCGCGGGCAGAATCCGATAGGGAAGCGCTTCGCCTGTTGCGAGCCTGGTCCCAAGGGACGACTCGATCCGGTCTGGCATGAAGTCGTTGGTGTAGTCGGCGACACGCGCGCATGGGGACTTGATCAGCAAGTGCAGCCTGAGTTCTACCTGCCGATCGCGCAGATGCCTCCCGGTGCATGGGATTGGGTTGGTCGCACCATGGATGTAGTGGTGCGCACCGGTGGTGCTCCGCTTTCCGTAGGCGAGCTTCGATCCGCTGTAGCGAAAGCTGCGCCGGGAGTGCCGATCTACAACGTGACCACGATGCAGCAGAGGATGTCGACACAGCTCGAGCAGTCCCATTTTGATACTTATCTGCTGGCCATCTTTGCCGCCACCGCGCTGCTGCTTGCTGCCGTAGGCATTTACGGCGTGCTCTCGTATACGGTCGCGCAGCGCACGAGAGACATCGGTATCCGCATGGCTTTGGGTGCTACGCAGACTAC